The sequence GCGCGCTTCGGGCGCTTCCATGGTGAGCTGCTGAAGCGCGGCGTGTACTGGCCGCCGGCGCAATACGAGGCGGCGTTCGTCAGCGGCGCGCACACCGAAGCCGACATCGACGCGACCGTGGTCGCCGCCCGCCAGGCGCTCGAGGCGTCCGCGTAGTCGCGCGATCGTCGCCGGCCGGCCTCTCGGAGTCGGCGCAGGTGCGGGCGGGCGGAGCGGGCGTCCAAGGCGAAGCGACCGCGCGGCCGAGTCGTCGGCATGGTAGGGATGTCGCGTGACGACCGAGCCGACGCGTCTAGTCCTCGTCACAGGAGCGACGGGCTTCGTGGGCGCCGCGCTGGTCCCCGCGCTCACGGCCGCGGGGCTGCGCGTCCGCGCCACCACCCGCGATCTCCGGCGCGCCCACGAGGCGCCGGGGGTCACCTGGGTGCGGTGCGACGTCGGTCGGCGGGAGGATCTCGAGCGCGCGCTCGCGGGCGTCGACGCCGTCTTCTTCCTCGTGCACGCCATGGGCGGCGGCGCGCACGACTACGGCGAGACCGAGCGGCGAGCGGCCCTCGCGCTGCGCGAAGCCGCGGAGGCTGCCCGCGTCGCGCGCATCGTCTACCTGGGCGGCGTCGCGCCCGCGGGGGTGCCCTCCGCCCACCTGAAGAGCCGGCTGATGGTGGGCGAGGTGCTCCGCGCCGGCGCGGTCCCCGTGGTGGAGCTGCGCGCCTCCATGATCGTCGGCAACGGGAGCGCGTCATGGCAGATCGTCCGGGACCTCGCGCTGCGCCTCCCCGCGATGCTGCTGCCCTCCTGGACGGCCTCTCGCACGCGCCCCATCGCCCTCGAAGACGTGATCGTCGCGCTCGTCCGCGCGCTCGATCTGCCGCTCCCCGCGAGCGCCTGGTACGACATCCCCGGACCCGACACGGTGAGCGGGCGACAGATCCTGACGACGATCGCGGCGCTTCGCGGCCGGCGCGTGCCGGGCGTCGCGGTCCCGTTCCTCAGCGTGTCGCTGTCGTCTTGGTGGCTGAAGCTCGTCACGCGCGCCGACTTCTCCCTCGCGCGTGAGCTCGTGCTCGGCTTCAAGGGCGATCTGCTGCCGGAGGACGAGCGCTACTGGGGCGAGATCGGCTACCAGCCGCAGTGGACGTTCGAGGCGGCGGCGCGGAAGGCGATGAGCGAGGAGTCCAGCGCGCCCGACGCGCGCGGCGTGGGAGGCAAGCTCATCGAGGCGGCCGTCCAGCTCGTGTCGCCGAAGCTCGCGCGCTGACCCCTCAAGGCCACGCCCGCGGCCGCGCGACCTCTGGCGCGAGCGTGGGCGGCGGGCTCGGCGCGGCGCGGCGAAG comes from Myxococcales bacterium and encodes:
- a CDS encoding NAD(P)H-binding protein is translated as MTTEPTRLVLVTGATGFVGAALVPALTAAGLRVRATTRDLRRAHEAPGVTWVRCDVGRREDLERALAGVDAVFFLVHAMGGGAHDYGETERRAALALREAAEAARVARIVYLGGVAPAGVPSAHLKSRLMVGEVLRAGAVPVVELRASMIVGNGSASWQIVRDLALRLPAMLLPSWTASRTRPIALEDVIVALVRALDLPLPASAWYDIPGPDTVSGRQILTTIAALRGRRVPGVAVPFLSVSLSSWWLKLVTRADFSLARELVLGFKGDLLPEDERYWGEIGYQPQWTFEAAARKAMSEESSAPDARGVGGKLIEAAVQLVSPKLAR